In the genome of Candidatus Nanopelagicales bacterium, one region contains:
- a CDS encoding HD domain-containing protein: protein MDLPPLPDWDPAPDDAYGPRYADALALTAWGHRHQRRKRGPEERSVPGIPYVGHVLEVSALALLAGADEDQAVAALLHDALEDWDAPEERTAALIRDRYGERVLRLVEACTDRDLEGNRDRGRHNWRERKELHLRHLAELGPEELLVPAADKVANARAILDDLADDGVRVWQRFNAPAPDILWYYRANLAVLQEAVPDGLLTRRLADLVDLLAERMPGG, encoded by the coding sequence GTGGACCTCCCGCCACTCCCGGACTGGGACCCGGCGCCGGACGACGCGTACGGCCCGCGGTACGCCGACGCCCTCGCGCTGACGGCGTGGGGTCACCGCCACCAGCGGCGCAAGCGGGGCCCCGAGGAGCGGTCCGTCCCCGGGATCCCGTACGTCGGCCACGTGCTGGAGGTCAGCGCCCTGGCCCTGCTGGCCGGGGCGGACGAGGACCAGGCGGTCGCGGCGCTGCTGCACGACGCGCTCGAGGACTGGGACGCGCCCGAGGAGCGGACCGCCGCCCTGATCCGGGACCGCTACGGCGAGCGGGTGCTGCGGCTGGTCGAGGCGTGCACCGACCGCGACCTGGAGGGCAACCGCGACCGCGGGCGGCACAACTGGCGCGAGCGCAAGGAGCTGCACCTGCGGCACCTGGCCGAGCTCGGGCCTGAGGAGCTGCTGGTGCCCGCCGCGGACAAGGTGGCCAACGCGCGCGCGATCCTGGACGACCTGGCCGACGACGGGGTCCGGGTGTGGCAGCGGTTCAACGCCCCTGCGCCGGACATCCTCTGGTACTACCGGGCCAACCTGGCCGTGCTCCAGGAGGCCGTGCCGGACGGGCTGCTGACCCGCCGGCTGGCCGACCTCGTGGACCTGCTGGCCGAACGGATGCCCGGCGGCTGA